The bacterium genome segment ATCATTATCGGCGGGCCGCAGGTGACGACGAAGGCGTCCTTCGGGTCCAGGCCCACCTCCTCCATCACCGGGGGCACGAAGCCAATCTTGCCCTTCCAGTCCGGGGTCTCGCCGCCGGGGTCCACGGTGAGGATGAGCTTCGCGCCTCTCTTGACCCACTCGTCGAACTCGCGCTTGTAGAGCAAGTCGCCGACGGAGCGCGCGCCGTAGAGGATGGTGATGTCCTTGTAGTCCTTGCGGTTGTCCAGGACGAACCAGATGAGGCTGCGCAGGGGGGCGATGCCGATGCCGCCGCCGACGATGTGCAGGTTCTTCCCCTTCATGAGCTCGTAGGGGAAGTGGTTGCCGTAGGGGCCGCGGAAGCCGACGGGGTCTCCCGCGTTCCGGCGCGAGAGGCCGCCGGTTACGCGCCCCACCTCCTTGAACGTGCACTCGATGAAACCTTTTCGCGTGGGGGAGCTGGCGATGCA includes the following:
- a CDS encoding FAD/NAD(P)-binding protein yields the protein MPNVYAPLLAEIKEIFQETPDTRTYRLEFADEKLRDKFAFEPGQFGEYSAFGEGESTFCIASSPTRKGFIECTFKEVGRVTGGLSRRNAGDPVGFRGPYGNHFPYELMKGKNLHIVGGGIGIAPLRSLIWFVLDNRKDYKDITILYGARSVGDLLYKREFDEWVKRGAKLILTVDPGGETPDWKGKIGFVPPVMEEVGLDPKDAFVVTCGPPIM